CAGTATTTTGCTCAAAATACTTAGTATTCATTTGGCATAGTCAAATGTGACAGTACATTCCCATTAAAACCGCAGTGTGTTGTAGTCACAAGAAATAGTCACTCAAAGCAAAAGTGTACAAAATAACTGCagaatataatgtaaaaaaaaaagcatagagCAAACCTTTATTTCCACTGGAACAAAGGTAAAGCAAAACCTGAAGaactaatatttttaacaacgtttattaaaatatattccatTTTAAACACATACCTGGAGGattgaaatttgatttgatagAACATCTCTTCATCACGCAGACAGCCTAAATTCTTTTTAGGacattaacataaaataagaactattcaataatttatcTAATAATTGAAACCAAAGGATGGAATGGCAAATTATTACACATCTGGAAGTGTGTAACTTCCAATTTCTCAATTATGAGACAATGTAAATGTACAGGTTGAATCATCTTTTACCCACCATTGTAGAGCGATGGTCACAACTGCAGACGTTTATTATTCAATTCCCCATCGTCTCCATcaggttgtttttaaagagaacgTCAGTGCAAATACACAGGTGAGTTGTTACCTCACTTGATTAAAGTCTACATTTGTCCAcgtaaaaatatttctaagctTTTAATGAACTccaatatttcagaaaaaggcCAGAAGTAATTCTGATGATGAAGAAagataagggaaaaaaaaaaaaaaaatgctgtgaatgtcagagaaataaaagaacgCTATAACTGCAAAAGAGGCAATTCTTTAAAGAGgtaaataagttaaaacatTGCCTTTCCTGCCTTTGATTAAGCTAGACAGAAACATGTCATCATTCGTCTTCGTCCTCATCCTCGCTATCAcactcttctttcttttcgtcGTTCTCCTTGGTGACGGGAGGTGGCAGGTCCAGACGAGCCCAGGACATTGGCTCCGCCTTCTTCATGGTAACTTCTATCTTGGCCGCCATCATGTTTACCATGCTTTTGGTCACATCTATCACCTGGAAGGTGAGACAGAAAGAGCAACTTGTTTAACAGCAATTAAAATGGTTTATGAGCACacttttgtggctttttttttttttttttagtaagaGCCAAAAACTCCAGTAAAGTAAGACTTTCTAAATCAAGCAGAATTACATTTGCGTACTTTAAGGATTTTCCAACTTTAAATGGGCATGTGCCCAGGAGCCCTTAGCAATgaaagaaatgatgaaaaaatgaCGCAAGCTCAGAAAACATAGTCCAACTGGAAACTAATAACCGTTTCCAGAGACAACTAATCAATTTATATAAACTGTCTTCACCGACTGATGTCCCACTTAAGTGGATACAATGAGCAGGGAAATTAATTTGAGATAACTTGTTTTTAACcaattaaaattatacatttctaGGTAGTATATTCCAAAAGATACCACAAACAAAATTCTCACCAGATGTTGAAACCAACTCATACACTCCATGCAAGCTTTGCATACCCTGACACGATAATTATGTGTGTTTTGGTCTGTAACTTAATCTGGTAACAAATAATGTGTTAAGTATTTGGATAATTTTCATGGAGCATACATATTACTAAGGTTATAACTCaatgtagaaaagaaaagtagtACATACCTTTAATTTCTATGGTGATATATTTCCTGTGTACACCTACGGTTCTTTGGTTACGCTTAGATTTTGTGAATAAGAACATATTCTAAGTAGCACAGTGTGAAacgtttttcagaaaatgagatGACACAAGATGACACCAGGCTCATCGGTTGCTTTGGGTCTCCCACGGCAACCCATTTGTGACTGTGCTCTAGGCTGTGGCTGGCCTGTCCCCATGCAGCTGCTGACCCACCGAGGTTCCAAGCAATAGAAGCAGCTCCACTGGAGCCGACATATTGATCACGACTGTCCTACTTAAACTATTATTGACATGGGATTTATTCACGCCAGCAAGATAAACCAAATTCTCACATAATGCCAACATTAAAGCACAACCAGCACAAGTTTTCCTTATATAATTGGAACTGCTGACTGCacagaaacagctttttttgGCACAATTGTaggattgttgtttttacatacaCAGGAAGCATTTTTATGCAATCACTATACAAATGAAATATGATGCATACATGGCTAACATTTTGATGAGGTGGTTTAGctcattcattttaatgaacagaGTGGTTGTGAACAGACTGAGTTGGCACGGTGTGAGAACGCTGGCTACTTGGTGAGAAAATGATTTGCACACAAGCTGGATGTGCAGCTGATGTTTGTCCGTACACCATCACTACTAGTTTGTTGTGTAAATGAGTCACTACCTGTTTTTTGCCTAAAGTGTCAGGGGATTTTTACCAAACTTATCAGTGCTACtgtatttaaagtgtttatatCAATAAGAGAATGGGTAGAGTTATAAATGTGCCAACTCCACCTTCTCCCAGAACAACtgtataataatttaaaatgatagtTTGTAAACCATCCAAGTGTTGTGCTACATTAACAAATCAGTCTGTATtgcacataaaatataaatattaattgtCTTTCAACCCTCATTTAGGATAATCTCAAACTCGCATTGCATTaacatttttccccccaaaaatgtAGATGTGCAGAGTGAAGAATCACATGTATACAGAAACGGCAtatttgcatttacatttttgcatatCTAAATGAAGGACTTTGTTATCTAAACTTGAATGTATCCAATTGTGTGTCATTTGGGATGTGCAATGAATTAAACCATAGATTATGGCCTCAAACATCtgggtttgtttacatttaaatgtgtctCTCTATTTAGACTTAACTCCTCTGACtgttaacattaaaatattaaaaaacttaaatatttatattcaatATAAAAGCCAGTTTTTGTCGATGTCTCCAGTGTACTGTCAAATCCTTGGAAAATGGTCCATGCACAGCACACATAGGACATAAATCattaaaggtttattttgcTGTGGTATTACTGTACTTACTCCCCACAAGCTGATATCCTGTTGAAATTCCTTCTCGCCATCAAATATAATGTGGATGTTGAgctagagaaaaaaatgaaattgaatcttaaataagtaaatgaaaCTCTAAGCAGTACAGGAAAGCACAGAAATAATCAAAGAGTGCAGTCGGCCTCTCACTGTAGTGCTATTGGCATCCACGTAGCTTAGCTCAGGAAGGGCATTTTTGGCATATATAGAAATGATGACCTGTGTCCCTGTCTGGTGCCAGTCGAACCGGCAGGGGACCACCTTCTTCCCCTATAAAGAGAATTCAGTTAAAGTCCAGCACATCAGTCAACTTGTCCACCCTCTGCTGCAAAGCAACGTCTTCATTGTGAAACGGCTTTCCAGAAACCACTAGATGGAGTTCCAGCCAAGGCTCCTCATAGAGTTGCGCCACAAAATGATCAATTGCTGCCAAGCTGGCACACATACCGCATCTTTTTTCCTCCATAGATGTGCTCCCTTTGTGCAGCCCTCCTGAGACAGGAAGGTGTTAAAGTCAGAGGTTTTCCTTTTACAGCAGCTCCAGTATTTCATCCTGGAGAAGCAGGAGAGAGGTAATTATTCTTTTACAGTTGCCACAAGAGAATGGCGACTgataaatgtcaataaataatgGTGTGGggtgaattttacattttataagcGGTGCATgcttagcattagcatttatACCAACCCTTCATGGAAGATGGGGAATCCAGAGTGGAATGAGCACACGTCTGAGTCACTTGAAGGTCCCTCAAAAGTCtgaggttaaaaacaaaaatgagatttaaaaataaatttaaaaaaaaatattattgataATTTTGTATCCAGTCATAaaatccctttttgtttttgattcagtgtttattttgttactaAAAGTAGTGGTGCACCGATTCCTGGCCAATCGCAATCACCGATCTTTAATAAGCCTGATTtaccgattccgattttggccgataccaattttttgtctgaaattatAGCATGAAAATCAcagagttggcaacagtggggatACTTAACTGGGGACATGCAGACATGATCTGGTGTGCGGGTCTGTCAGTGAAACCTCTCTCAAAGCAAAGCAatagaggacagtggttgatttttaaatctctgctgAAGTAGAAAAGGTCAGGGGATAAAATCGGCTTAACATGCAAGTATCggccgatcactgatctcccaaaattaagggaATCTTGGCTGAATCAAAGGTGCACCCCTACAGAAAAGCATACGATGAAGAAGAACTTAGTCAATTCTACTGCTGCTGAAAGCATCAGAACTTTTGACTATTATGGTAATGAGAGATAGAGGGGTCCTACTCATCTTTTATGTCAAAATTAATTACTCTTCCATGTCAAAATTAATTACTTTCCTACAGTAAACTTTTCACAATTCTCTGTgctttttagtttgtttctaaGGCTTATATACAGAAGTTTACTAGGAATTAATGGCAGATATTTCTACAGTGAATGGGCTTTAAAGATGAatgctgcaacaacaacaaatcgAAAGCGTAGAGAGAAATGAAAGCAGAAGGTATAGATGGATAAAGAAATTAATGTCTGCATAGGTAAACATATAACTGgataaacattaataaatggatgaattttagacataaaaacacaaatcctgTCAGCTCTATTAACTCAACAGCATGTTTTCTGTTCGAAGGGCAACCAACTTCAAATAAGGCATGCACATATATTTTCTATAATTGGTTCATTTGTTATCATCCTCAGTGACTTTATATTGTACTATTGTGCCGTTTTTCTTCTCGTAagtttaaaagtgaaacttaagAGAAACCTCTCATTTTATCGAACTATGTGTTGCAACAATAAGCTTTATTCTATTCTGTTCATTACTGTGTAGGAACTCTGGAGGTCACAGTAATATttgtacacaaaaacaaataaaaacagatgaaagaaGACTAATTTAGATTCATATGGAAGCCTCATTCATTACAGCTTAGAAGCAAGAAGCCGATGAGAGTAGGTATACAAAATCAGTTCAAGTGTAATTATGCAAATCAGACGAGCTACCAAACATGTCAATGtaaattttcctcaaaattcctGTTCTGATCTTGGGGTTTCTGCTCTGACAGGTCTGATTAGCTAGAATGAAAAACTTTGCTTTCCATCCACCCTGCAGAAAATATGGAGCCTAAATTTCCCCTGAGTACTAACTTTTCTTAAGGGGGGTTTGGAGGGTGGTGTAATGCCAAACAATAAGCTCGGATCATGgtgatttttttgtcataattacACACGAGCATATGTTTTTGTATGAGAGAAAACTgtgagggattgctgtaaagtcaatgaCAATGCttgtccaggaggagtgaatgctgcaagtcactGACTCGACGCAACCTGCTGAGTTTCATTAGAAACTTTCtaaactactttgaataattaactgaaCTTACTGTACTGTTTGATTCATTCCATGTGTGATCGAACTGAAATTATTATGCTCATTTTGTGAATTGGCTCTATATAAACTGAATTCACCATTTAACTGATTTCCCGAGATGAGCAGTGCTAcagttaaaagcaaaaagtgccacatttttctacaaaacagCAAAGATTCACTTACTTTTGTACATCCTCCATTTTTACATGATGTTCCGATTTTGATCTCATCGCCATCTTCCTCTAGACCGTAAAACAtccagagagaagaaaaaaaaaaaaaaagagaaaaaaaaatcatgcacatgacaagatttaaaaaatgtatcatcAGTTTTGATGTGCTGCCCTCTAACTGTCATCTTTAACTCGAATATCATGACGTGAATGACACAGATGATGGGAAATTCCCAGTGGTCATCCATTAAGTTCTACTTTTAACATGACCTTCACATCTGCTGTCACAAGCACTGTTCAGATGATCTTGTAAGTACTAGATGACGAAAATATATTCAGCAAAGATAAGAAAGAGGAGTAGACgggaaaagaaaatcaaaatctgtTTCCCACCTTTTGTCTCCGTTATATTTTCGGATACTTTCAGTTTCTCCAACGCCTGCTTTAGAGAGGAAGAAACTTTGTGCTGCAGCCTCACCATCGGCTCATCGGGACtgtaaggaaaataaatatcccaggaaaaaaaaaaaggcttttatgaAGCTTAAACAGTCATCATGGCACTATTAAATCATAATTGTTTCGCCAGTGTTCCCTTTTTAAATGCTGCttcaaaggcaaaaagaaaaaaacctagTCTTGCTGAGGCTTGGAACTGAACAAGTAAAATTTACAATATAGAACAGCCTGCAGATCTGAAAGCATAAATATTCAGCACAATGTCCCAAAGCAACAATGAATGCAAAAAGCATATCTCTGCCCCGTTTTCCACtgttcaaatattaaataacaaacacccccaatttaaacttttaatagGTGTATTTTTGTGTCTAGTTCAGATATTTATACTTCTCTTTCACTAACTTAGGGAAAAAAGCTCTTGCAGAAACCGACCTTGGCCTGTGTATCGCCTCCTGGGGTTTCGGTGCAGAGATGATGTACTCATTAAACTTTGGTTTTTGGGCCTCCAACTCCTTTTTTTCTCCCGATGTTTTCACGTCTGGTTTCACCGGCTCAGGAGGCTTCTCTTTGTTGTGGGGTCCCTTTGTGCAGCCCTGTGAGAAGAAAGTCACTGTATTGAACtcgtaaaaaaaaagtgctccaAGGCCATTGGGGCCAAAAAAAGAAGGCGGTAGTCAATATCTGCTCAACAACAAGACAATGGAGAGACAACTGGGGGAAATGGATGAAATGAAACGGAAAACTTACAGCGATGCTGAGGAAGTCTGAGAAGTCTGTAGTTCTTCTCTTGCAGCAGGACCATCCCTGGAAAGAAGTTACCAAAACATTCACTTAGACCAGAATGTTTGAACAAAGTACAAGCTATCAGTACGCTTTCAGGTACAATACCTTCAAAGCATCGTGAAACACTGGGACTCCTGGGTGATGGGTACAGGCATctgtgcaaacaaaaaacacagcgTTGATTAAGGCTGTGCAAAAATATGGGTATGAATTCAATCAATGCTCTAAAAATTGAACAAATCAATAATGGGAACTCGCTGAACAATAACTATCGTAAGCATAATTATGATAAATGAACATCTTTTATGCAGGTGGTTAAATTCTATAATCTGCTGTTCTGTAAGAAAATGTGATTATGTGTAGAGATGCAATAATCTGTAGAGTATTGTATAttacagtatttgtttttttttttacaaatactaaTAATAGCTGGTAGTGTCTGTATACAATGTTACCACCAATCGAAAAGATATCTGATTTAAAGGATTCTGACAGCAATGGCAGGTCAAGCTGAAAATTGATTCTGGTCAAAAGATTTCATGGTGCACCTCCAGCAGGGATTTctaaataactgattttatAGATTATAATCAATAAAACGTATAGTTATTCAAAGACAATTGCATCAAAACTGAGCTATTTGCATTTTCCCAAATTATGCCAATTCTTCCGGCAGCAGCACTGCAGTATGAGTAATGCTGAGCAATAACAACGCCACATGCCAGCTACGCTAACGCTACAGGTGATACTGATGTTTGAAAGCAACTTTCAAAGGTCAGTGAAGCTCCTGTATCTGCAACAACAAAGTAGTAAACCTCCTACACAACATAAGCTGACACTGTctgtttaaatctaaatttaaattcaCTGACACAGGATGGTGTTGTGTCGGTCTGAGCTCTCATGTCGAAATGTGCTTCAAAGGTGCAAAGTTGGAAACATTCCGCACTCTTATCACAAAACATGCCGTTTCAGTGTGGTACGAATTAACATAAGAAAATACGAATTAGC
The DNA window shown above is from Poecilia reticulata strain Guanapo linkage group LG14, Guppy_female_1.0+MT, whole genome shotgun sequence and carries:
- the chordc1b gene encoding cysteine and histidine-rich domain-containing protein 1, coding for MSVLCYNKGCGQRFDPENNQDDACTHHPGVPVFHDALKGWSCCKRRTTDFSDFLSIAGCTKGPHNKEKPPEPVKPDVKTSGEKKELEAQKPKFNEYIISAPKPQEAIHRPSPDEPMVRLQHKVSSSLKQALEKLKVSENITETKEEDGDEIKIGTSCKNGGCTKTFEGPSSDSDVCSFHSGFPIFHEGMKYWSCCKRKTSDFNTFLSQEGCTKGAHLWRKKDAGKKVVPCRFDWHQTGTQVIISIYAKNALPELSYVDANSTTLNIHIIFDGEKEFQQDISLWGVIDVTKSMVNMMAAKIEVTMKKAEPMSWARLDLPPPVTKENDEKKEECDSEDEDEDE